The following coding sequences are from one Eucalyptus grandis isolate ANBG69807.140 chromosome 11, ASM1654582v1, whole genome shotgun sequence window:
- the LOC104425933 gene encoding LOW QUALITY PROTEIN: uncharacterized protein LOC104425933 (The sequence of the model RefSeq protein was modified relative to this genomic sequence to represent the inferred CDS: deleted 1 base in 1 codon), which translates to MGFVMREWSARSSSSGPPSSNCSVEKMPCLPSISLHAQFEGFIGSFAHKEREREREREREREMRMGRATAVLVIAAALAVMMGGADLVQAWEDAKVIHVGGRVLCQDCTKGYDEWVKGGSPIKGAKVSLTCMDQRHRVIFYGSDDTDGTGQFNMIVDKYINGKQLNEKLCSVRLVSSPDPTCNVPTDFAGGCRGVKLQRPRSVYREVIKYAVGPLYYTSPMCEEPETE; encoded by the exons ATGGGTTTTGTTATGAGAGAATGGAGCGCACGTTCAAGTAGTAGTGGTCCTCCATCTTCTAATTGTTCTGTGGAAAAAATGCCGTGTCTGCCATCTATATCTCTCCATGCACAATTTGAGGGCTTCATCGGGTCTTTTGcgcacaaagagagagagagagagagagagagagagagagagagagagatgaggatgGGGAGGGCGACGGCGGTGCTGGTGATTGCGGCAGCGCTTGCGGTGATGATGGGAGGTGCCGATTTAGTTCAGGCATGGGAGGACGCTAAGGTGATTCACGTTGGCGGAAGAGTTCTGTGCCAGGATTGCACCAAGGGCTACGACGAATGGGTCAAGGGTGGAAGTCCTATTAAAG GAGCCAAGGTCTCGCTCACTTGCATGGATCAAAGGCACAGGGTGATATTCTACGGAAGCGACGACACCGATGGAACCGGGCAATTCAACATGATCGTCGACAAATACATCAACGGAAAGCAACTCAACGAGAAACTGTGCTCGGTGAGGCTTGTCTCGTCCCCGGACCCGACGTGCAACGTCCCCACCGACTTCGCCGGCGGATGCCGTGGGGTCAAGCTTCAG CGCCCACGCTCGGTGTACCGCGAAGTGATTAAGTATGCCGTCGGGCCGCTGTACTACACATCTCCCATGTGCGAGGAACCTGAAACTGAATAA
- the LOC104425932 gene encoding DEAD-box ATP-dependent RNA helicase 38, which translates to MADAKPAATDGSTSAPAPAPLPLPPPPPPRPRPAPAAAAAAAAAESKPQVAEIRRSWGDEVDDEPEEQSSAPASTSADKAGAELDVDSLTIDEGKKINKFLDEPEDSNIKAVTSGDTPYTSASTFEDLNLSPELLKGLYVDMKFQKPSKIQAISLPMILTPPYKDLIAQAHNGSGKTTCFVLGMLSRVDSNLKAPQALCICPTRELAIQNMEVLQKMGKYTGIVAEAAVPMDSTNYLPITKRPPVTAQIVIGTPGTIKKWMSLRKLGASYIKILVFDEADHMLAEDGFQDDSLRIMKDIERVNASCQVLLFSATFNDKVKNFVTRIVKDYNQLFVKKEELSLESVKQYKVHCPDEISKVTVIRDRIFEFGENLGQTIIFVRTRQSAKNLHETLVNFGYEVTTIQGALRQEDRDKIVKEFKDGLTQVLISTDLLARGFDQQQVNLVINYDLPVKHDNPSEPDYEVYLHRIGRAGRFGRKGAVFNLLCRERDMAIMAKIENHFASKVAVVTPWNSEEEFKKALQAAGLL; encoded by the exons ATGGCCGACGCGAAGCCCGCCGCCACCGATGGCTCCACCTCCGCGCCCGCCCCCGCCCCGCTCCCGctcccgcccccgcccccgccccgcccccgccccgcccccgccgccgccgccgccgccgccgccgccgagagCAAGCCTCAGGTGGCCGAGATAAGGCGGTCGTGGGGCGACGAGGTGGACGACGAGCCGGAGGAGCAGAGCTCGGCGCCCGCCTCGACGTCGGCGGATAAAGCCGGAGCGGAGCTGGATGTCGACTCCTTGACCATCGACGAGGGCAAGAAGATCAACAAGTTCCTCGACGAACCTGAGGATTCCAACATCAAAGCG GTTACGTCTGGCGATACACCGTATACATCCGCAAGTACATTCGAGGATTTGAATCTGTCGCCGGAGCTTCTGAAGGGTTTATATGTCGATATGAAATTCCAGAAGCCCAGCAAAATCCAGGCGATCAGTCTGCCTATGATTTTGACCCCTCCATACAAAGATCTGATCGCCCAGGCGCATAACGGTTCCGGCAAGACGACTTGTTTCGTGCTCGGGATGTTGAGCCGAGTTGATTCGAACTTGAAAGCTCCTCAAGCTCTCTGTATTTGTCCCACGCGAGAACTGGCGATTCAG AACATGGAAGTCTTGCAGAAAATGGGAAAGTACACGGGAATAGTTGCAGAGGCTGCTGTGCCAATGGATAGCACTAACTATCTGCCGATTACCAAAAGGCCACCTGTGACTGCACAAATTGTGATCGGCACCCCCGGAACAATTAAGAAATGGATGTCATTAAGGAAACTGGGTGCAAGTTACATAAAGATTCTTGTATTTGATGAGGCCGATCATATGTTGGCAGAG GATGGGTTTCAGGATGACTCTTTGAGGATAATGAAGGACATTGAAAGGGTCAATGCCAGCTGCCAG GTCCTTCTGTTTTCTGCCACATTCAATGACAAGGTGAAGAATTTTGTAACAAGAATAGTGAAAGATTACAATCAGCTTTtcgtgaagaaagaagaactATCCTTAGAGTCAGTGAAGCAGTACAAGGTGCATTGCCCTGATGAAATTTCCAAGGTTACAGTGATCAGGGATAGAATTTTCGAATTTGGAGAGAATCTGGGACAGACGATAATATTTGTTCGCACCAGACAGAGTGCAAAAAATTTGCATGAGACACTTGTTAATTTTGGCTATGAAGTTACCACCATCCAAGGTGCTCTTAGGCAGGAAGACAGAGACAAGATTGTCAAAGAATTTAAAGATGGTTTAACACAGGTTCTTATATCAACTGACCTTCTGGCGCGAGGCTTTGATCAACAGCAG GTCAATTTGGTAATCAATTATGATCTTCCTGTAAAGCATGATAACCCCTCAGAGCCTGACTATGAGGTATACTTGCACAGAATTGGAAGGGCAGGGCGTTTTGGGCGCAAAG GAGCTGTTTTCAACTTGCTATGCCGTGAAAGGGACATGGCAATCATGGCAaagattgaaaatcattttgccTCTAAAGTTGCTGTG GTTACACCATGGAATAGTGAGGAGGAATTTAAGAAGGCACTTCAAGCAGCTGGTTTACTGTGA